ACGTAGATAACGACGAATTCCATTGTGATTATGTACCTCTTTCACTGGATCCTTCTTGTTGCTCGTTCCCGGTGCTTGTGGTCCTTCGCTCCTTCTTATTAGATGCCACTGTTCCAAGAATCGATCATCATCGTCGTCGCTGGCAATCGAATCACGGGAAACTTTTTCTTCTTACGGCTCGTCCGATTCTATTCCCGTTGCTGTCGTTGTTACTTTTGTTGTTGTCGTGCTGTTTTACCACGCCGAAGGCGGCGGATCCGGACAGGATCGTACCACCCCCTCGTGGATCGTTGCGGACGTGGTAACGGGTGCAGAGGTACGTCGGATCTCGATCGGTTTCGAGCCGGAAATCGGTGGCCGGCCCAAAACCGCCTGACTGTTTCACGACAAGTTTCGCTGATCTTCAGCGGTATCGTCAGCCTTTTTCAAAGACCTTTTCAACTTGTCCACCAGCCGATTGTGGAACTTGTTCAGAGAATTAGAGCTGCCGGTTTTCGGCGGAGACGAACCGGTACTCTTGCTCGGACTTTGCAACGAGCTTTGAGACGCCCTCGAGGACGTTCTCGAGAAATGCCGGGAAGTAAGGGGCACGGAACGGTGAGCCGGCGATGTCAGAAAGTCTGACCCTGGCGAGGTAGACAGCGATGGACCCTCGGATTTTGAACATTCCGAAACCTGCGAACAAAACGAATCGCTTCTTAATTCTTTACTCTTAGTTCTCACGGAAATCGTTAAAAACGTATCGATCGGATGATATTGATTCGAAACGCGCGCCAACTCCATTGCATACCTACTACTTTCACTTTCTATCTGGTCCTATCTTCTGCGGTCGACTCGGTTCACAAGATTCTTATATTCTACACTATACTTTGCAATTTCACGCTACGCGTATGCGCTTTCGAATTTTCCGAAACAAAAACAACGGAGAAATTTAGCCAGTAATCTTCTCGAAAGCGCATGTTTCCTGATGGAAAGTCCTCGCTGATAATCTCGCGTTTGAAAAGTTCGAGGTTGAAAATTAGACCGAGAAACTCGAAGAGCAGGCACGAGGAGTCGACGATATCGGTAGGAATACCGGACGGGTAAACGCAAGTAGATATTTCGGCATGTAGATAGAATCGTAGAGGCAACGCGTACCGATCGTCGCCCATACTGGATATAACACGGCAAACGATCGACGTATTGTTTCTGCCGTGTACTTCGCGAAGCGAATTTAGCGTTGCATTGCGTTGCAGACAAGGCCGAATGCCCTCGATGCAACGTTACGATGGAACAGTGGTTCGCAATCAAGCACGCCGCATCGAGTAATCGATGTTGCACGTGCGCACGTGCGCCACAACCTCGGACACGACGAATTTCTCGCCGCAGATTCACGTACTTCGGTTACGCGCGATTACGTAATTTCTTATCACGAGAGTAACTGGCTCGATTCTTGGGTTCGCGCGTGGCTCTACGACCGATACGAATTAGCATCCGATCAAACGGTCCATGCTATACCGCAAAAACGCCGACACATGGCCAGCCGAgtttcgttgattcgaatatttcgaaAGCTTTACGAAATTCACTACAATGTCGTGTAAGTCGAAAGTTAACACGGGTCGTTGAAACTCGGCTAAATGCTCCATCGAGTCCaacatacatacacacgtaaTTATCGGTTAACGCGTTCACAGCCCCATGCGATTTATAGCAAGGTCTCACGCTTACATTTCTCGAACTTTGCCCGACCACAACGACTACGACGATATCGCCGTGATTCAAAGCGACACGTATCGGCGAAACACGAATGCGTTTTTAAACGAAAAGATTTGACTCGAAGGAACGTTAATCGATGGTGTAAAATTTAGAAGGATATAAAGCGATAAAGATAAGACCGGCGATGAAACGTGAGAAGAATTTCGCCTTTGACGCCGGAAGTATAGCTAAATAGCCTTATCGATGATAGATCGAGTTATGATTTCGCGATGCGATCAAAGCGATACTATCGGAAAGATTATCGCACGCGATGCGTTACGAAATTAGGAACAAACGTTGCGCAATCATGTATCACGCCGTAGCAAAGATGTGCCTACGAACGTCGCGTCGCGAACGCGCGAAAAAAACTATTTCCTCGCGAAAAAGTTCTGTTTTCTTCGTCAGCATTACCAGAATGCCGACAATCCGACTACCTCGCGCACGAAGTACGTATGTGCCACAATAAACGCCGGAATGTTTCGTATCCGTCGTCGAGTCACTTTCGTCGCGCGTAATCGACCATTCGCTGCCTGACCGTGAAATTATTTCCGACCGCCGCTGTACGTATTTACGTATCTATATGACACGCTTGAGAAATATTCGTGATCGAAATTCGTGCGATCTATGAAATGCATTTCGGATACGGCACGCGTTAACAACGTGCTTGAGTTAACAACGATATTCTCGAGTCTTTGAATATCGTTTCCACGCGATATCGCTATCTGACGGAAATTTTTTTTCGCAAACCAAAAAACGCAACGAATGCTCGAGAAACTTACCGTAACGATATGGAAAATCAAATACACATCGTGCGAACAAAATTTCGCGCCAACTTCGAGTTACCGGAACGCGCAACTCTTTCCGTTCGTTTCGATTCTGTAGGTTCGGTTTCAGGCGGATTTGTAACAAATAAACCACTCACCTTTCTACTGCGACAGGCCTGAGGATTGGAACACTCGGAAGATCGACGACTGCGGTTGGTCTTGTAAATGTCCCACTCGTTTTTCATAACGGGCATC
This genomic window from Bombus terrestris chromosome 9, iyBomTerr1.2, whole genome shotgun sequence contains:
- the LOC100650814 gene encoding uncharacterized protein LOC100650814; translation: MAFMMPVMKNEWDIYKTNRSRRSSECSNPQACRSRKVSECSKSEGPSLSTSPGSDFLTSPAHRSVPLTSRHFSRTSSRASQSSLQSPSKSTGSSPPKTGSSNSLNKFHNRLVDKLKRSLKKADDTAEDQRNLS